In uncultured Bacteroides sp., the following proteins share a genomic window:
- a CDS encoding DUF2007-related protein codes for MNGGDKVPLVEVFFGSPWEAELVKGLLESVGIQAALKNYNLVNFAPSQDTGFGTGGGISVIVSADDYETASEIVATRESAE; via the coding sequence ATGAATGGAGGAGATAAGGTTCCTTTAGTAGAAGTCTTTTTTGGCTCTCCCTGGGAGGCTGAATTAGTGAAAGGCTTATTGGAAAGTGTTGGCATTCAGGCTGCATTAAAGAATTATAATCTGGTTAATTTTGCACCGTCTCAAGATACCGGTTTTGGAACTGGTGGAGGTATTAGTGTCATTGTGTCTGCCGACGATTATGAAACAGCAAGTGAGATTGTTGCTACAAGAGAAAGCGCAGAGTGA
- a CDS encoding DUF2007-related protein, producing MKTTKVSLIDVFSGSPWEVELIKGLLEKANVQTQVKDEAEMRVAVPSESYTTAMKVLASRI from the coding sequence ATGAAAACAACAAAAGTATCGTTAATTGATGTATTTTCAGGTTCTCCATGGGAAGTGGAACTTATTAAAGGTTTATTAGAGAAAGCAAACGTGCAAACTCAGGTGAAGGATGAAGCCGAAATGAGAGTTGCTGTTCCCAGTGAGAGCTATACTACCGCAATGAAGGTCCTGGCCAGTCGTATCTGA